The proteins below come from a single Mesobacillus jeotgali genomic window:
- the fsa gene encoding fructose-6-phosphate aldolase: MKFFIDTANMEEIREAYTLGILSGVTTNPSLVAKEKNVKFEDRLKEITELVPGSVSAEVIALDAEGMIKEGKELAAIAPNITIKVPMTPEGLKAVSVFSKEGIKTNVTLVFSANQALLAARAGATYVSPFLGRLDDIGHNGLDLISTIADIFTIHGIDTEIIAASIRHPQHVTDAALRGAHIATVPYKVIQQMFNHPLTDKGIEAFLKDWESRGQ; the protein is encoded by the coding sequence ATGAAGTTTTTTATCGATACTGCGAATATGGAAGAAATCCGCGAGGCCTATACACTTGGAATTTTATCAGGGGTTACAACCAACCCATCACTCGTGGCAAAAGAGAAGAATGTGAAGTTTGAAGACCGCTTGAAGGAAATCACTGAACTAGTTCCTGGCTCTGTCAGTGCGGAAGTCATCGCGCTAGATGCAGAAGGCATGATCAAAGAAGGTAAAGAGCTAGCTGCAATCGCTCCTAACATCACAATTAAAGTTCCGATGACACCAGAAGGATTGAAAGCAGTCTCTGTCTTTTCAAAAGAAGGAATCAAGACAAACGTAACATTGGTCTTCAGTGCGAACCAGGCATTGCTGGCAGCAAGAGCGGGAGCTACATACGTTTCCCCATTCCTTGGCCGTCTGGATGACATCGGCCATAACGGACTCGACCTGATTTCAACGATTGCCGACATCTTCACCATCCACGGCATCGACACAGAAATCATCGCCGCGTCCATCCGCCACCCACAGCACGTAACAGACGCAGCACTAAGAGGCGCGCACATCGCAACCGTACCATACAAAGTCATCCAGCAAATGTTCAACCACCCGCTAACAGACAAAGGCATCGAAGCATTCCTGAAAGATTGGGAATCACGCGGGCAGTAA
- a CDS encoding class II fructose-bisphosphate aldolase, which translates to MPLVSMTEMLKKANAEGYAVGQFNLNNLEFTQAILQAAEAEKSPVILGVSEGAARYMGGFKTVVKMVEGLMEDYKTTVPVAIHLDHGSSFDKCKEAIDAGFTSVMIDASHGPFEENVEITSKVVEYAHSKGVSVEAELGVVGGQEDDVVADGVIYADPKECEELVQRTGIDCLAPALGSVHGPYKGEPNLGFKEMEEINKTAGVPLVLHGGTGIPTKDIQKAISFGTAKVNVNTENQIASAKVVRQVLAEKPNEYDPRKYLGPARDAIKETVIGKMREFGSSNKA; encoded by the coding sequence ATGCCTTTAGTTTCAATGACTGAAATGCTGAAAAAAGCGAATGCGGAAGGCTACGCTGTTGGGCAATTTAACTTAAATAACCTTGAATTTACTCAAGCGATCCTTCAGGCTGCAGAAGCTGAGAAGTCACCAGTTATCCTTGGTGTTTCCGAAGGTGCTGCACGCTACATGGGCGGCTTCAAAACTGTAGTAAAAATGGTAGAAGGACTGATGGAGGACTACAAAACAACAGTTCCTGTCGCAATCCACTTAGACCATGGTTCAAGCTTTGATAAATGTAAAGAAGCAATCGATGCTGGTTTCACATCTGTCATGATTGACGCTTCTCACGGTCCTTTCGAGGAAAACGTTGAAATCACTTCAAAAGTGGTAGAATACGCTCACTCAAAAGGCGTTTCTGTAGAAGCCGAATTGGGAGTAGTTGGCGGACAGGAAGATGACGTCGTTGCTGACGGAGTTATCTATGCTGATCCTAAAGAGTGTGAAGAACTTGTTCAGCGCACTGGCATCGACTGCCTGGCTCCTGCACTTGGATCTGTTCACGGCCCTTACAAAGGTGAGCCAAACCTTGGTTTCAAGGAAATGGAAGAAATCAACAAGACTGCCGGCGTACCATTAGTATTGCACGGCGGAACTGGAATCCCTACAAAAGATATCCAGAAAGCTATTTCTTTCGGTACAGCTAAAGTCAACGTTAATACCGAAAACCAAATTGCCTCAGCTAAGGTTGTTCGTCAGGTATTGGCTGAAAAGCCTAACGAGTATGATCCACGTAAATATCTTGGACCAGCTCGCGACGCAATCAAGGAAACTGTAATCGGCAAAATGCGCGAATTCGGTTCCTCCAACAAAGCGTAA
- a CDS encoding response regulator, giving the protein MKEKILIVDDQFGIRILLNEVLQKEGYQTYQAANGVQALDIVKKHPPDLVLLDMKIPGMDGIEILKRMKVIDPDIRVIIMTAYGELDMIQEAMDLGALTHFAKPFDIDDIRAAVKKYSQTVS; this is encoded by the coding sequence ATGAAAGAAAAAATACTTATTGTAGACGACCAGTTTGGCATCAGAATTCTACTTAATGAAGTGCTGCAAAAAGAAGGTTATCAAACGTATCAGGCTGCAAATGGCGTCCAGGCCCTGGATATCGTGAAAAAGCATCCACCGGATCTCGTTCTTTTGGACATGAAAATCCCTGGTATGGATGGAATTGAAATTCTAAAAAGAATGAAGGTAATCGATCCGGATATCCGCGTCATCATCATGACCGCCTACGGCGAGCTCGATATGATCCAGGAAGCAATGGATTTGGGGGCGCTGACACACTTCGCCAAACCATTCGATATCGACGACATCCGGGCAGCTGTAAAGAAATACTCACAAACCGTTTCGTAA
- a CDS encoding DUF2529 domain-containing protein: protein MLKMFSTQLTGLFNRLQEKEEFSIEDGARLLAQAAAGEGTVYIYGTKEMQAVALEAVYGEEPLQSAAIFTEEVDLEAADRVLIVSRYADDKEAVEAARGLQEKGIPFVSISTIRDDQEAESLDTMADVHIDLRIKKGLLPDEMGNRVGYPTSIVALFIYFGLKFTIEEILEEY from the coding sequence ATGTTAAAAATGTTTTCGACACAGCTGACAGGTTTGTTCAACAGACTTCAGGAAAAAGAAGAGTTTTCAATCGAGGATGGAGCACGCTTGCTGGCTCAAGCTGCAGCTGGTGAGGGCACGGTTTATATTTATGGTACAAAGGAGATGCAGGCAGTTGCCCTTGAAGCCGTCTATGGCGAGGAGCCGCTGCAATCAGCTGCGATTTTCACAGAGGAAGTTGATCTTGAGGCTGCTGATCGCGTTCTGATTGTAAGCCGGTACGCAGATGACAAAGAGGCTGTGGAAGCAGCACGTGGTTTACAGGAAAAAGGGATTCCATTTGTGTCCATCTCCACTATCCGCGACGATCAAGAAGCTGAAAGTCTCGATACTATGGCTGACGTGCACATCGACTTAAGGATCAAAAAAGGCCTTCTGCCTGATGAAATGGGCAACAGAGTCGGCTATCCTACTTCCATCGTCGCATTATTCATTTACTTCGGGTTGAAATTCACGATTGAGGAAATTTTGGAGGAGTACTAA